Proteins encoded within one genomic window of Cellulomonas xiejunii:
- a CDS encoding ABC transporter substrate-binding protein codes for MKGINRARTGLAGAVATFTILALAACGGGSDTAADGGDTGDGGSDLIRVGFSQLGAESGWRTANTESVKESLSKDNGFDLKFVDAQQKQENQIKALRDFIAQDVDVIAFSPVIETGWDEVLQEIKDSGIPVVLVDRTVDTTVDDPFVTWIGADFKAEGTTAGEWVAENAPDAKIFELQGTLGSGAQVDREEGFGEVVGEQIIGKASGNFTRAEGKTAVEAALQAYPDMTMIFTHNDDMGLGAIEAIEAAGKVPGKDIQIVSVDGVRDGLQALVDKKFNFVVECNPVFGDQLAELITKVYDGEDVPKETIVIDKAFDQTITQADVDARAY; via the coding sequence ATGAAGGGCATCAACCGCGCCCGGACCGGTCTCGCCGGTGCCGTCGCGACGTTCACGATCCTGGCCCTCGCGGCCTGCGGCGGCGGCTCGGACACCGCAGCCGACGGCGGCGACACCGGCGACGGGGGCAGCGACCTCATCCGCGTCGGGTTCTCGCAGCTCGGCGCCGAGTCCGGCTGGCGCACCGCCAACACCGAGTCGGTCAAGGAGAGCCTGTCGAAGGACAACGGGTTCGACCTGAAGTTCGTCGACGCGCAGCAGAAGCAGGAGAACCAGATCAAGGCGCTGCGCGACTTCATCGCGCAGGACGTCGACGTCATCGCGTTCTCCCCGGTCATCGAGACCGGCTGGGACGAGGTCCTGCAGGAGATCAAGGACTCCGGCATCCCCGTCGTGCTCGTCGACCGCACCGTCGACACCACGGTCGACGACCCGTTCGTCACCTGGATCGGTGCCGACTTCAAGGCCGAGGGCACCACCGCTGGCGAGTGGGTGGCCGAGAACGCGCCCGACGCCAAGATCTTCGAGCTGCAGGGCACGCTCGGCTCCGGTGCGCAGGTCGACCGCGAGGAGGGCTTCGGCGAGGTCGTCGGGGAGCAGATCATCGGCAAGGCGTCCGGCAACTTCACGCGCGCCGAGGGCAAGACGGCCGTCGAGGCCGCCCTGCAGGCGTACCCCGACATGACGATGATCTTCACCCACAACGACGACATGGGCCTGGGTGCCATCGAGGCCATCGAGGCCGCCGGCAAGGTGCCCGGCAAGGACATCCAGATCGTGTCCGTCGACGGCGTGCGCGACGGGCTGCAGGCGCTCGTCGACAAGAAGTTCAACTTCGTCGTCGAGTGCAACCCGGTCTTCGGCGACCAGCTGGCCGAGCTCATCACGAAGGTCTACGACGGCGAGGACGTGCCGAAGGAGACCATCGTGATCGACAAGGCGTTCGACCAGACGATCACGCAGGCCGACGTGGACGCCCGCGCGTACTGA
- a CDS encoding alpha-hydroxy acid oxidase: MTHRRLPRWSELAPLVRPRPVRLDPVQRRLEDALTIADLRRVARRRTPRAVFDYTDGAAEGELTLRRARRLFRDLELRPSVLQDVSHVDTTTSYLGRPSALPFAFAPTGFTRLMHHEGERAVARVAQRRGVPYALSTMGTTSIEDVAAAAPDARRWFQLYVWKDRAAGEDLMARARACGYEALMLTVDVPVAGARLRDVRNGFSIPPSLTARTVLDAATHPAWWANLLTTDPLTFASLSSWSGTVADLLDQLFDPTMTIADLEWLRASWDGPLIIKGVQTVEDARRVTDAGADAVVLSNHGGRQLDKAPVPLRLLPDVLDAVGDRTEVWVDTGITHGSDVVAALALGARGTLVGRAYLYGLMAGGERGVDRAVQILEREVRRTMALLGVSEVSGLGERHVRLP; this comes from the coding sequence GTGACCCACCGCCGGCTGCCGAGATGGTCCGAGCTCGCACCCCTCGTGCGCCCCCGGCCGGTGCGGCTCGACCCCGTGCAGCGCCGCCTCGAGGACGCGCTGACGATCGCCGACCTGCGCCGCGTCGCCCGACGCCGGACCCCGCGCGCGGTCTTCGACTACACCGACGGCGCCGCCGAGGGCGAGCTCACGCTGCGCCGCGCGCGCCGGCTGTTCCGCGACCTCGAGCTGCGCCCGTCGGTCCTGCAGGACGTGTCGCACGTCGACACGACGACGTCGTACCTGGGCCGGCCGTCGGCGCTGCCGTTCGCGTTCGCCCCGACCGGCTTCACGCGGCTCATGCACCACGAGGGTGAGCGGGCCGTCGCGCGCGTCGCGCAGCGCCGCGGCGTCCCGTACGCGCTGTCGACCATGGGCACGACGTCGATCGAGGACGTCGCCGCCGCGGCGCCCGACGCGCGCCGGTGGTTCCAGCTGTACGTGTGGAAGGACCGTGCCGCGGGCGAGGACCTCATGGCGCGCGCGCGGGCCTGCGGGTACGAGGCGCTCATGCTGACGGTCGACGTGCCGGTCGCCGGCGCAAGGCTGCGCGACGTCCGCAACGGGTTCTCGATCCCGCCGTCCCTGACCGCGCGGACCGTGCTCGACGCGGCCACGCACCCGGCCTGGTGGGCGAACCTGCTGACCACGGACCCGCTGACCTTCGCGTCCCTCAGCTCCTGGAGCGGGACCGTGGCCGACCTGCTCGACCAGCTCTTCGACCCGACCATGACCATCGCCGACCTCGAGTGGCTGCGCGCGTCGTGGGACGGTCCGCTGATCATCAAGGGCGTCCAGACCGTCGAGGACGCGCGCCGCGTGACCGACGCGGGCGCCGACGCGGTCGTGCTCTCGAACCACGGCGGGCGGCAGCTCGACAAGGCGCCCGTGCCACTGCGTCTGCTGCCCGACGTGCTCGACGCGGTCGGCGACCGCACCGAGGTCTGGGTCGACACGGGCATCACGCACGGGTCGGACGTCGTGGCCGCGCTGGCGCTCGGGGCCCGCGGCACGCTCGTCGGTCGCGCGTACCTCTACGGCCTGATGGCGGGCGGCGAGCGCGGCGTGGACCGGGCGGTGCAGATCCTCGAGCGCGAGGTGCGGCGCACGATGGCGCTGCTGGGGGTGAGCGAGGTCAGCGGGCTCGGTGAGCGGCACGTGCGCCTCCCCTGA
- a CDS encoding ABC transporter permease subunit, with translation MSTEEMVRTHGAPPTVVTRARRALSSLDRRFLPVLGTLLTLALMLGIGQQRYSTDRVDFVSMKLLSNLLVDNSYLLVLAVGMTFVILTGGIDLSVGAVVALVGLSIAEMFTAGLPLPVVLVVAVLIGTSCGLLIGVMVQVFDIQPFIASLAVMFLARGLANVISVNSLKIDDEGFSALAAWGLKFGEGRQLWRINASMLIAMAVLLIAFLVLHYTRFGRSVYGLGAGDGGAAVNLMGLRPARTRVWVYVISGTCAGIAGVLFALYTKSGFNLTGVGMELDAIAAVVIGGTLLSGGVGFVLGTGAGVLVYGLIQVLIAREGLESWWTRVFIGVVLLAFVILQRVLAVRRH, from the coding sequence ATGAGCACCGAGGAGATGGTCCGTACGCACGGAGCGCCCCCGACGGTCGTGACGCGGGCGCGGCGGGCGCTCAGCAGCCTGGACCGCCGGTTCCTGCCCGTCCTGGGCACGCTGCTCACGCTGGCGCTGATGCTGGGCATCGGTCAGCAGCGGTACTCGACCGACCGGGTCGACTTCGTCAGCATGAAGCTGCTGTCGAACCTGCTCGTCGACAACTCCTACCTGCTGGTGCTCGCCGTCGGGATGACGTTCGTCATCCTCACCGGCGGCATCGACCTGTCGGTGGGAGCGGTCGTCGCGCTCGTCGGGCTGTCGATCGCGGAGATGTTCACCGCGGGCCTGCCGCTGCCGGTGGTGCTCGTCGTCGCCGTGCTGATCGGCACGTCGTGCGGGCTGCTCATCGGCGTGATGGTGCAGGTGTTCGACATCCAACCCTTCATCGCGTCGCTCGCGGTCATGTTCCTCGCGCGCGGCCTGGCGAACGTCATCAGCGTCAACTCGCTGAAGATCGACGACGAGGGGTTCTCGGCGCTCGCGGCGTGGGGCCTGAAGTTCGGCGAGGGCCGTCAGCTGTGGCGCATCAACGCCAGCATGCTCATCGCGATGGCCGTGCTGCTCATCGCCTTCCTCGTCCTGCACTACACCCGGTTCGGCCGGTCCGTGTACGGGCTGGGCGCCGGTGACGGGGGAGCCGCGGTCAACCTCATGGGCCTGCGACCCGCGCGCACCCGCGTCTGGGTGTACGTCATCTCCGGCACGTGCGCCGGTATCGCCGGGGTGCTGTTCGCGCTGTACACGAAGTCCGGCTTCAACCTCACGGGCGTCGGCATGGAGCTCGACGCGATCGCGGCCGTGGTCATCGGCGGCACCCTGCTGTCCGGCGGCGTCGGGTTCGTGCTCGGCACCGGCGCCGGGGTGCTCGTGTACGGGCTGATCCAGGTGCTCATCGCCCGCGAGGGCCTGGAGTCCTGGTGGACCCGCGTGTTCATCGGCGTCGTCCTGCTGGCGTTCGTCATCCTGCAGCGCGTCCTCGCCGTCCGCCGCCACTGA
- a CDS encoding YhgE/Pip family protein, with amino-acid sequence MTRTVVTRPSPRRWPAVVVALAAPLALVVLLLAAAWSPADGLARVKAAVVNLDQPVTLEGQYTPLGRQLAGALVEGAEVDANYDWVVTDEADATAGLTDGTYAAVVTIPENFSAAATSFAAGEGKVEQATIDITSPRGATAVDQVLASTVTTTATRVLGQQLTTTYVENVLVGFTTLSEQLGEAADGATQLADGAGQLADGTGQLATGADGLADGAGQLAGGVRELRGGSYDLATGTGQLAQGARSLASGAQQLAGGAGQSAVGARELANGASALPAATSPLADGLRETADRASGLVLLADGMSSLSDGVAAPLTTLRADLTKVEKAIAELEDDIAREGCEADATAPGCPELLAQRNQQSAQRDTMEHQIVDLAGVLAAQVQEINGRLQPAVDGTATTPGLVDGLGQLAYLAGEVDTGAQTLAGGVTALADGLDQLAAGTSDVAGGASTLAGGASQLAGGSSQLAAGVAQLDGGASQLADGSTQLADGLRQTNDGAVQLADGTAELGTGLGQAVDQLPTTPEDQRADLAQVVTAPVAAPASSVSAPLGQVSVLVAVALWVGALVLFLVFRPLPVRVAGSTRSAFAQAAGGLALPAAVSAVAGAAVGALAGGLTDQGLGRTLGLAAVGVVAAVALAAFHQAVGAWFGTAGRIVALVAAFVYLVAGLAVTVPTWVGSLVGWLPLAPVADALGSIVEESSASLLGAVVALALWAVASVLATTGAAARARRSVGPRTIAAYA; translated from the coding sequence ATGACCCGCACCGTGGTGACCCGCCCGTCCCCCCGGCGGTGGCCCGCCGTCGTCGTCGCACTGGCGGCACCGCTGGCGCTCGTCGTCCTGCTGCTCGCCGCCGCGTGGTCCCCCGCGGACGGGCTCGCGCGCGTCAAGGCCGCCGTCGTCAACCTCGACCAGCCCGTCACGCTCGAGGGGCAGTACACGCCGCTCGGACGGCAGCTCGCCGGGGCCCTCGTCGAGGGCGCCGAGGTCGACGCGAACTACGACTGGGTCGTCACGGACGAGGCCGACGCGACCGCCGGGCTCACCGACGGCACGTACGCCGCCGTCGTGACCATCCCGGAGAACTTCTCCGCTGCCGCGACGTCGTTCGCGGCCGGCGAGGGCAAGGTCGAGCAGGCCACGATCGACATCACCTCACCCCGGGGCGCCACCGCCGTCGACCAGGTCCTCGCCTCGACCGTCACGACGACGGCCACGCGGGTGCTCGGCCAGCAGCTCACCACGACGTATGTCGAGAACGTGCTCGTCGGGTTCACGACGCTCAGCGAGCAGCTCGGCGAGGCCGCCGACGGCGCCACGCAGCTGGCCGACGGCGCCGGGCAGCTCGCCGACGGCACGGGCCAGCTCGCGACCGGTGCCGACGGGCTCGCCGACGGCGCCGGGCAGCTCGCCGGCGGTGTGCGTGAGCTGCGGGGCGGGTCGTACGACCTGGCGACGGGGACGGGCCAGCTCGCCCAGGGCGCACGGTCGCTGGCGAGCGGTGCGCAGCAGCTCGCGGGCGGTGCGGGGCAGTCCGCGGTCGGCGCGCGTGAGCTGGCGAACGGTGCATCCGCCCTGCCTGCAGCGACCTCCCCGCTCGCCGACGGGCTGCGGGAGACGGCCGACCGCGCATCTGGCCTCGTGCTGCTCGCGGACGGCATGTCGTCGCTGTCCGACGGCGTGGCTGCACCCCTGACGACGCTCCGCGCCGACCTGACAAAGGTCGAGAAGGCGATCGCGGAGCTCGAGGATGACATCGCCAGGGAGGGTTGCGAGGCCGACGCCACGGCCCCGGGCTGCCCGGAACTCTTGGCCCAGCGAAATCAACAGAGCGCGCAGCGGGACACGATGGAGCACCAGATCGTCGACCTGGCGGGTGTCCTGGCGGCGCAGGTGCAGGAGATCAACGGCCGTCTGCAGCCCGCGGTCGACGGCACAGCCACGACCCCCGGACTCGTGGACGGCCTGGGACAGCTCGCCTACCTCGCCGGCGAGGTCGACACGGGCGCGCAGACTCTCGCCGGTGGCGTGACCGCGCTCGCGGACGGCCTCGACCAGCTCGCGGCCGGCACATCGGACGTCGCCGGCGGTGCCTCGACCCTCGCCGGCGGCGCGTCGCAGCTCGCCGGTGGGTCGTCGCAGCTCGCGGCGGGTGTCGCGCAGCTCGACGGCGGCGCGTCCCAGCTCGCCGACGGCAGCACGCAGCTCGCCGACGGGCTCCGGCAGACCAACGACGGTGCCGTGCAGCTCGCGGACGGCACGGCCGAGCTCGGGACCGGCCTGGGCCAGGCGGTCGACCAGCTCCCCACGACCCCGGAGGACCAGCGCGCCGACCTCGCACAGGTCGTGACCGCACCGGTCGCGGCGCCCGCGTCGTCGGTCTCGGCGCCGCTGGGTCAGGTCTCGGTGCTGGTCGCCGTGGCGCTGTGGGTCGGTGCGCTGGTGCTGTTCCTCGTGTTCCGGCCGCTGCCGGTACGCGTCGCCGGGTCGACACGCTCGGCGTTCGCACAGGCTGCGGGGGGCCTGGCCCTCCCGGCGGCGGTGTCGGCGGTCGCCGGTGCGGCGGTCGGTGCCCTCGCAGGCGGTCTGACCGACCAGGGTCTGGGTCGCACGCTCGGGCTCGCGGCGGTCGGCGTCGTCGCCGCAGTCGCCCTGGCGGCGTTCCACCAGGCCGTCGGCGCGTGGTTCGGCACGGCCGGGCGCATCGTCGCCCTGGTGGCGGCCTTCGTGTACCTCGTCGCGGGGCTCGCCGTGACGGTCCCGACGTGGGTCGGCTCGCTGGTGGGCTGGCTGCCACTGGCGCCGGTGGCCGACGCTCTCGGCTCCATCGTCGAGGAGTCCTCTGCCTCCCTGCTCGGCGCGGTCGTCGCGCTCGCCCTGTGGGCGGTCGCGAGCGTCCTGGCGACCACCGGCGCAGCAGCCCGCGCCCGCCGGTCCGTCGGCCCCCGCACCATCGCCGCCTACGCCTGA
- a CDS encoding ABC transporter permease: protein MTPTTPAPAPAASRGAAVWREVTHHGLFWPLLALVLLILACGAASPGFLDVTVRDGHLFGQIVDLLRNSATPLLLALGMCLVIATGGIDLSVGAVMAIALAVSLTYLDNAADPRAVPTVLTAIVLGLAVGALGGAFNGAMVAGLGIQPFIATMILMVAGRGIAMLITKGQITTVTSPPFKTIGSGFFLGVPTPVVIAIAAFVIVVVVVRRTALGMFLESIGINREASRLAGVRARRTTWTVYVIAGVLAALAGLVYGAPTMAADANNIGLMKELDAIMVVVLGGTKLDGGRFYLGGLLVGAMLLSTLERAVIIFQLPSQTTPLFKALVLIAVCVAASPTLRAMLRGRRRADREDTPAAPVETTNAAEVTA from the coding sequence ATGACCCCGACCACCCCCGCGCCCGCCCCAGCGGCGTCCCGCGGTGCCGCCGTCTGGCGCGAGGTCACCCACCACGGCCTGTTCTGGCCGCTCCTCGCGCTGGTCCTGCTGATCCTCGCCTGCGGTGCGGCGAGCCCCGGCTTCCTCGACGTCACGGTCCGCGACGGCCACCTGTTCGGCCAGATCGTCGACTTGCTGCGCAACAGCGCGACGCCGCTGCTGCTCGCACTCGGCATGTGCCTCGTCATCGCGACCGGCGGCATCGACCTGTCCGTGGGTGCGGTCATGGCGATCGCGCTCGCGGTGTCGCTCACGTACCTCGACAACGCGGCCGACCCGCGGGCGGTCCCCACGGTGCTCACGGCGATCGTGCTCGGCCTGGCCGTCGGGGCGCTCGGCGGGGCGTTCAACGGTGCGATGGTCGCCGGGCTGGGCATCCAGCCGTTCATCGCGACGATGATCCTCATGGTCGCCGGGCGCGGCATCGCGATGCTCATCACGAAGGGGCAGATCACCACCGTCACGAGCCCGCCGTTCAAGACCATCGGCTCCGGGTTCTTCCTGGGCGTGCCGACGCCGGTCGTCATCGCGATCGCCGCGTTCGTCATCGTGGTCGTGGTCGTGCGCCGCACCGCGCTGGGCATGTTCCTCGAGTCGATCGGCATCAACCGCGAGGCCAGCCGGCTCGCGGGCGTCCGGGCGCGCCGCACGACGTGGACCGTCTACGTCATCGCCGGCGTGCTCGCGGCGCTCGCCGGGCTCGTGTACGGGGCCCCGACGATGGCGGCGGACGCCAACAACATCGGCCTGATGAAGGAGCTCGACGCGATCATGGTCGTCGTGCTCGGCGGCACGAAGCTCGACGGCGGCCGCTTCTACCTCGGGGGGCTGCTCGTCGGCGCCATGCTGCTGAGCACCCTCGAGCGTGCCGTCATCATCTTCCAGCTCCCGTCGCAGACGACGCCCCTGTTCAAGGCCCTCGTACTCATCGCGGTCTGCGTGGCGGCGTCGCCGACGCTGCGCGCGATGCTGCGCGGACGACGACGGGCCGACCGGGAGGACACCCCGGCCGCCCCGGTCGAGACGACGAACGCCGCGGAGGTGACGGCATGA
- a CDS encoding sugar ABC transporter ATP-binding protein, whose protein sequence is MSAAPPAPVVQMTGISIAFPGVKALDDVGFRLFPGEVHALMGENGAGKSTLIKALTGVYSIDSGRIEVDGHDLRFDGPSQAQAAGISTVYQEVNLCANLTVAENVMLGHEVRRGPFIDWRATRRRAAEYLARLNLDVDPRSMLSSHTIAVQQLCAIARALVVDAKVLILDEPTSSLDNAEVAELFRVVRQLKADGVAVLFVSHFLDQIYEISDRVTVLRNGRFVGEHRIEDLPRRQLIAAMIGRSGDALAGIEEKARSTITIHSERETPFLTAVGLGKNGSVQPFDVNLYAGEILGVAGLLGSGRTEMARLLSGADRPDNGEVHVQSRLTRLTSPLAALAHGIAYSTEDRKKEGIVADLTVRENIALALQARRGTWRPLPRRQLDDVVAKYITALQISPPNPNALIRNLSGGNQQKVLLARWLATAPRLLILDEPTRGIDVGAKAEIQKLVTELAQDGMSVVFISSELEEVLRLSQRLVVMRDRKKVDDLVNTDDVTTSTILETIAATVPPSGAHA, encoded by the coding sequence ATGTCCGCAGCACCCCCCGCCCCCGTCGTGCAGATGACGGGCATCTCGATCGCCTTCCCGGGCGTCAAGGCCCTCGACGACGTCGGCTTCCGCCTGTTCCCGGGTGAGGTGCACGCCCTCATGGGTGAGAACGGCGCCGGCAAGTCCACGCTCATCAAGGCGCTGACCGGCGTGTACTCGATCGACTCGGGCCGTATCGAGGTCGACGGTCACGACCTGCGCTTCGACGGGCCCAGCCAGGCGCAGGCTGCCGGCATCTCGACCGTCTACCAGGAGGTCAACCTCTGCGCGAACCTCACGGTGGCCGAGAACGTCATGCTCGGCCACGAGGTGCGCCGCGGCCCTTTCATCGACTGGCGCGCCACACGACGCCGCGCCGCCGAGTACCTCGCGCGCCTCAACCTCGACGTCGACCCGCGCTCGATGCTGTCGTCGCACACGATCGCCGTGCAGCAGCTCTGCGCGATCGCGCGGGCGCTCGTCGTCGACGCGAAGGTGTTGATCCTCGACGAGCCGACGTCGAGCCTCGACAACGCCGAGGTCGCCGAGCTGTTCCGCGTCGTGCGCCAGCTCAAGGCGGACGGTGTCGCCGTCCTGTTCGTCTCGCACTTCCTCGACCAGATCTACGAGATCTCCGACCGCGTCACCGTGCTGCGCAACGGCCGGTTCGTCGGTGAGCACCGCATCGAGGACCTGCCGCGCCGCCAGCTCATCGCCGCGATGATCGGGCGGTCGGGCGACGCGCTCGCCGGCATCGAGGAGAAGGCGCGCTCGACGATCACGATCCACTCGGAGCGGGAGACGCCCTTCCTCACGGCCGTCGGCCTGGGCAAGAACGGCTCCGTCCAGCCGTTCGACGTCAACCTGTACGCCGGGGAGATCCTCGGCGTCGCGGGGCTGCTCGGCTCGGGGCGGACCGAGATGGCGCGGCTGCTGTCCGGCGCCGACCGGCCCGACAACGGCGAGGTCCACGTCCAGAGCAGGCTGACGCGGCTCACGTCGCCGCTCGCGGCGCTCGCCCACGGCATCGCGTACTCCACCGAGGACCGCAAGAAGGAGGGCATCGTCGCCGACCTCACGGTCCGCGAGAACATCGCCCTGGCCCTGCAGGCCCGCCGCGGCACCTGGCGTCCCCTGCCGCGCCGGCAGCTCGACGACGTCGTCGCGAAGTACATCACCGCGCTGCAGATCAGCCCGCCCAACCCGAACGCGTTGATTCGCAACCTGTCCGGCGGCAACCAGCAGAAGGTGCTGCTGGCCCGCTGGCTGGCCACCGCACCGCGGCTGCTCATCCTCGACGAGCCCACGCGTGGCATCGACGTCGGCGCCAAGGCCGAGATCCAGAAGCTCGTGACCGAGCTGGCCCAGGACGGCATGTCCGTCGTGTTCATCTCCTCCGAGCTCGAGGAGGTCCTGCGCCTGAGCCAGCGGCTCGTCGTCATGCGGGACCGGAAGAAGGTCGACGACCTCGTCAACACCGACGACGTGACCACGTCGACCATCCTCGAGACCATCGCCGCGACCGTCCCCCCGAGCGGAGCCCACGCATGA
- a CDS encoding LacI family DNA-binding transcriptional regulator gives MSTPPLSPANARPRPPAITDVATVAGVSYQTVSRVINDHPNVATDTRERVLDAMQRLGYRRNIAARALKTRRTGVFGVVSSGSHLFGPTRTLVSIEQAARAKGLFVSLATVDLQHKDEVTAAIEHLLDQGVDGIVVIASHDEAAAAVLESTTQVPVVVAGRTGGEHGLAVAIDQEAGAKVATQHLLDLGHRDVLHLAGPAPWVDARARAVGFRETMAAAGLAPRTLWADDWSAEVGYLAGQELVARVRRRRSTLPTAIFAANDLLALGMMHALADARLKVPHDVSVVGYDDGDGSAHFVPPLTTVAQELEELGYRCVELLLDARDGVATSSSVSVSPRLLVRESTAPPRDPARVLL, from the coding sequence GTGAGCACGCCGCCCCTGTCGCCCGCGAACGCCCGTCCGCGGCCACCCGCCATCACGGACGTGGCGACGGTGGCCGGTGTGTCGTACCAGACGGTCTCGCGGGTCATCAACGACCACCCCAACGTCGCGACCGACACGCGCGAGCGGGTCCTCGACGCGATGCAGCGCCTCGGCTACCGGCGCAACATCGCAGCGCGCGCGCTCAAGACGCGACGCACGGGCGTGTTCGGCGTGGTCTCCTCGGGTTCGCACCTGTTCGGGCCGACGCGCACGCTCGTGTCGATCGAGCAGGCGGCGCGGGCCAAGGGCCTCTTCGTGTCCCTCGCGACCGTCGACCTGCAGCACAAGGACGAGGTCACGGCCGCGATCGAGCACCTGCTCGACCAGGGCGTCGACGGGATCGTCGTCATCGCGTCGCACGACGAGGCCGCCGCCGCGGTGCTCGAGTCGACGACGCAGGTGCCGGTCGTGGTCGCGGGTCGCACCGGTGGCGAGCACGGCCTGGCGGTCGCGATCGACCAGGAGGCGGGCGCGAAGGTCGCGACGCAGCACCTGCTGGACCTGGGTCACCGCGACGTGCTGCACCTGGCCGGTCCGGCGCCGTGGGTCGACGCGCGCGCACGGGCCGTCGGCTTCCGCGAGACGATGGCGGCCGCCGGCCTGGCGCCGCGCACGCTGTGGGCGGACGACTGGAGCGCCGAGGTCGGCTACCTCGCGGGCCAGGAGCTCGTGGCGCGGGTGCGGCGCCGGCGCTCGACCCTGCCGACGGCGATCTTCGCGGCCAACGACCTGCTGGCGCTGGGCATGATGCACGCGCTCGCGGACGCGCGCCTGAAGGTGCCGCACGACGTGTCGGTCGTGGGCTACGACGACGGCGACGGCTCGGCGCACTTCGTCCCGCCACTGACCACGGTCGCGCAGGAGCTCGAGGAGCTCGGCTACCGCTGCGTCGAGCTGCTGCTGGACGCGCGCGACGGGGTGGCGACGTCGTCGTCGGTGTCGGTGTCGCCGCGGCTCCTGGTCCGCGAGAGCACGGCGCCGCCGCGCGACCCGGCGCGGGTGCTGCTCTGA